The genome window GAAATTGACGAGGGGAGTGAAATCGCCAAGAGCAACGACGCGGATATCGCGGCGATGGCGAAGCAAGAACTGACCGTTCTGGAAGAACGAAAAGCCAAGATCACGGAAGAACTCCGATTCCTTCTTATACCCAAAGATCCCAACGACGAGAAAAACGTGTTTCTCGAAATTCGCGCCGGCACCGGGGGGGAAGAGGCCGCCCTCTTTGCGGCGGAACTGATGCGGCTCTATCTCCGCTTCGCCGAACGGCGCCGTTGGAAAGTGGAGATGATGTCGAAGAGTGAGACCGGTTTAGGGGGGTTGAAAGAGGCGATCATTCTCTTGGAAGGGAAAAACGTCTACAGCCAACTTAAATATGAAGGAGGGGTTCATCGCGTTCAAAGAGTTCCCGCCACCGAAGGCTCCGGTCGAATTCATACGTCCGCGGTCACGGTTGCAGTGCTCCCGGAAGCCGAGGAGATCGATCTCAAAATCGACGAAAAGGAACTTCAATTCGACGTCATGCGGGCCAGCGGCCCCGGCGGACAGAGCGTGAACACCACCGATTCCGCCGTGCGGGTCACGCACATTCCGACCGGATTGGTGGTCGTCTGCCAGGACGAAAAATCACAGCATAAGAACAAGGCCAAGGCGCTCCGTGTGCTGCGCGCGCGCTTGATGGAAAGAGAGGAAGCCAAACGTCAGGCTGAAATCGCTTCCGCGCGCCGGTCGATGGTCGGAACGGGCGACCGGAGCGAACGAATCCGGACGTATAATTTTCCGCAAAATCGTCTTACGGATCACCGGATCGGCCTGACGCTTTACCGCCTCGATTCGATCATGGAGGGGGATCTGGACGAGATCGTAGCCGCTCTTCGACTTTATTTTCAGGCCGAGAACCTTAAGAATGCCGGATCCCAGCTTACCGCCTCCTCCCGGAACTGAATCGAGGGGCACGATTTTGGTCGCCCTTCAATGGGGTGTCCGGGAGCTCGAGCGAAACGGTGTGTCGGACGCGCGTCTTTCCGCCGAAGTGATTTTGGCCCATGCCCTGTCCGTCGGACGGATCGACCTTTATCTTCGTTACGATCAACCTTTTCCGGCCGCTTGCAAGGCCGCCTACCTCGATCTTGTTTCGAGGAGAGGCAAAGGAGAGCCGACCGCCTATTTGACGGGGGAAAAGGAATTTTACTCCCTTCGATTTTCCGTCGACCGGCGCGTGCTCATCCCCCGGCCGGAGACCGAGCTGCTGGTCGACGAGGCTCTCGCCGTGATCGATTCGCTCCCCGCGGTTCCGACCGTTTCGGTTTGTGATGTGGGAACGGGATCGGGAGCCATCGCCGTCGCAATCAAAAAAAACCGCCCGGAGATCGCGGTCACCGCCGTCGATGCAAACGCGGAGGCGCTGGACGTCGCGCGCGCCAACGCACTTCAACATGGCGTCGACATCGCATTTATCCGAGGTGATCTTCTGAGAGAAGTTCCAGGTCCCTTTGATCTCCTGGTTGCCAATCTTCCGTATGTTACGTCGGAAGACGTGGCGCAACTTCCAAAAGATGTTCGTGACTTTGAGCCGGCGACGGCCTTAGACGGAGGAGCTGACGGTCTTCGATGGATCGAGCCCCTTTTGGATCAGGGCCGATCGCGCGTTCGGGCCGGAGGGAGTGTCGTTCTCGAAATCGGGATCGGCCAGGAAAAGAAAGTGGCTGATCTCCTGACCCGGTACGGCTATTCTTTGCGGAACATGCGCAAGGATTACGCCGACATTCCCCGCGTGGCCGTGGCGTCGAAGGGGAGCTGAAGTGGCTTTGGATCGGATACGGATCGAAGGTTCGAAACGGTTATCGGGAGAAATCCCGATCAGCGGCGCAAAAAACGCCGCGCTGCCGTTGCTCGCCGCCACGCTTCTGACGGCGAAGCCGTGCCGCCTACGAAATCTTCCGTCGGTGAAGGACGTTGATACCATGGCGGAAGTTCTTCGTGTGCTCGGTGTTCGGGTCAATTTCGGCGACGGAGTTTTCGAAGCGCAGGCGGCATCGCTGACGAACGACGAAGCGCCGTACGATTATGTCCGAAAGATGCGCGCGTCGGTTCTTCTTCTGGGCCCGTTGTTGGGACGCTTCGGACACGCCCGAGTGTCGATGCCGGGCGGATGCGCCATCGGCGTTCGGCCGATCAATCTGCATCTCAAAGCGTTCGAGGCGCTCGGCGCGGAGGTCCATCTGGCCGAGGGATACGTGGAAGCGAAAGCCAAACGGCTTCGGGGCGTCGATTTTCTTTTTGATTCCGTGACCGTGACCGGCACGGTGAACGCGATGATGGCGGCCGCGTTCGCGGAGGGAAAAACCACGCTTCGCAACTGCGCGCGTGAGCCGGAAATCGCCGCCGTGGCGGATGCCCTTCGACAGATGGGCGTTCGCGTGAACGGAGACGGGAGTGAAACGATCCATATCGAAGGAAGAAAAGAGTTGGGAGGTTTCGACGTCACGATGATTCCGGATCGTATCGAAACCGGAACCTACCTCGTGGCCGGAGCGATTACATACGGCGATCTGTTCCTTCGCGGCGCCCGCGCGTCCGATCTCCCCGCAGTCTTGGACAAGCTCCGTGAGACCGGCGCGGAAATCTCGTACGATTCAAGCGGGATTCGGGTCCGGGGACGAAAGCCGATCCAGCCGACGGACATTGCAACGGCTCCGCATCCCGGATTCCCGACCGACATGCAAGCCCAGTTCGTGACCCTACTCTCTCTCGCGAAGGGGGTAAGCGTCGTCACAGAAACCATTTTTGAAAACCGATTCATGCATGTCGCGGAACTGACCCGAATGGGAGCGAACCTCAAAATCCAGGGGTCCTCGGTGACGATCGCGGGCGTGGAAAAACTTACGGGCGCTTCGTTGATGGCGACCGACCTTCGAGCCAGTGCGAGTTTGGTTTTGGCCGGATTGGCGGCGGAAGGGACGACGGAACTGCTTCGAATCTACCATTTGGATCGGGGTTATGAGAATATGGATCACAAGCTGCGCGCGGTCGGCGCGAATATTCAACGGGTTCATGAAACCGGTAAATAGAACAGAGGCATCCGAGAGTCTCGACACGGAGGGGTGCCGATGATTTTTCGCGTGCTCGGATGTTCGGGGAGTGAATCGGATCGGAATCATCCGTGCAGCTTCTTGGCCGGGGAAAAGATTCTAGTCGACATGGGATCGGCGGCGTCACGATTGACGATCCACGAACAGACCAAGATCACGGATGTACTCTTAAGCCACGCCCATCTGGATCATACGAAAGACGTCGCGTTCTTTTCCGAGAATATTTTTTCGCGTATCCATTCACCGGTGACCGTCCGCGGGACGCCAGACACGATCCGCAAGTTGAATGAGCATCTTCTCAACAACGAAATTTGGCCCGATTTTTCGATTCTGCCCACCGTTTCGAATTCGGTTCTGAAGTACGAAACCTTTGAACCGGGCAAGCCTCTCCGTTTGGATGGCGTCGAAGTGACGAGCGTGCCCGTCAATCATCCCGGGGGCTGCGTTGGTTTTCTTTTTAAGTCCGCTACGGGGACGATCGTTTACTCGGGGGATACCGGTCCGACCGAGGATTTATGGAAAGAAGTGAACCGAAGAGGGAAGGAGATCAAGGGGATCCTCTTGGAGACCTCGTTTCCCAATCGGCTTCAGAAAGTGGCGGACGTCAGCGGCCACCATACCCCGGCGACCATGAGCCAAGAGGTAAAAAAGTTTTCGGGCATCGATTGTCCGATCTTCGTCTATCATATTAAGTCGCCGTACCGCGAAGAGACGGTGCGCGAATTGGAAGGACTTGACGAGCCCCGGCTTCGCATTCTAGAAGCCGGCATGACGATCAACTTCTAACGGCCCGGAAGCAGTATGTCCTGGATCGATAAACTCAAAGCCCCCAAGATTTCCACTTCCTCCGATCAAAAATCGAGCTTCCCGGAAGGGTTGTGGGCGAAATGCCCGGGCTGTTCGGAGATTCTTCTTCAGGACGACATCAACAAAAATCTCTCGGTCTGCCCGAAGTGCCAATACCACTTTCGGATGAAATCGAGCGATCGGCTGAATGTCATTCTCGAGCCGGGAAGCTTCGAGGAGCTGGACGCCGACATGGAGCCGACCGATCCGCTCGATTTCAAGGACCATAAACGGTACCGCGACCGGATTAAAGCGTTGGAAAAGACGCTTCCGGCGAAGGAAGCGTTCGTCTATGGCCGGGGCTTGATTCACGAACTTCCCATCGTCGTCGGCTCGTTCGTCTTCGAATACATGGGCGGAAGCATGGGTTCCGTGGTCGGCGAGAAGCTGACTCGGACGTTCGAACTGGCCGCTCTGGAACGCAAACCCTGTTTGGTGATCACCAGCAGCGGCGGGGCGAGAATGCAAGAGGGAATTCTATCGCTCATGCAGATGGCGAAGTCGACCGCGGCGTTGGGTCGGCTGCGAAAGCAAGGAATTCCCTATGCGGCGCTTCTCACCGATCCGACGACCGGCGGAGTGGCCGCGTCTTGTGCCATGTTGGGGGACGTCATCCTGGCGGAGCCGAATGCCCTGATCGGATTCGCCGGTCCTCGCGTAATCCAACAGACGATCAAGGAGACGCTGCCGGAAGGCTTTCAGAAGTCCGAGTTTCTGCTGGCCCACGGCATGCTCGATCGCATCATCTCGCGCGCCGAGATGAAGGGAATTCTGTATAAGTTGTTATCTTTATTGTCGAAAGCGCCGCCCCGGCTTGACGCCCGACCGTGAGGGTCTATATTCAAATCAGAGAGGAGCCTAGGGGACCGATTCATGTCGATGGAACAAACACTGCACGAGATCGCGAAGTTTCATTTCATCCTTTCGGAAGGACGAAAAGGGAATCACCTTCTTTTCAATCCGGAAACGATTCGAGACGCGTTCACGAAAAATCCGGAGGATTTAAAGAAGATGTTCCAGGAAAAGCTGGACGAGATCAACAACGCTCTCAATCACACGTTTCAGCTCTCGACGTTCGAAGAGAAGAGAAATTACATCAGCTCGCTTCCCGCCGAGATTCAACACGCCATGATTTTCGGCTACTTCCAGCTCTTGGAAGGGAGCGAGGATCAGGAGAAAATCATTCACTGATCTTTTCGGCCTCCTAAAAAACAAAAAAAACATTTCCCCGCTTCTGATTAACCTGAGGGTTGTCGGTGTGATGTGCATGTTGACATGTCGTTCATATGTGAATGTCATAGTTGCATGAAACGCATGGTTCAAGTGAGGAATTTGCCGGGTGCTCTCCATCGGGAACTCAAAGCTCGAGCCGCGCTCGCGGGGATGTCCTTGTCGGACTATATTCTGCGTGTAATCCAGAGGAGTGTTGAACGACCTACATTAGAAGAGTTAATCATTCGCTTGAAGCGACGAAAGTCAATGGATCTCTCTGAATCGCCGACGGAGACCTTGCCGGCCGAGGGACTCCGATCATAATCGTTGTCGACCCCTCCGCCGTTCTCGAACGTTCCGGAAATCGAGGTCAATTAATCGCCGACAGTTTTTTGGCTAGTGAGTCGATGCTGTTTTGAAGCGCATTTAAGTCTCGGTCGTTTCGCAGAATATAATCGGCGCGCCGGGCCTTCTCCTCGTTCGAAATTTGGCTGGCGATCATCCGGCGCGCCAACGCCGGATCGATTTTATCCCGGTTGACCAAGCGCTCCACCTGCTTTGCCTCTGTGCTGACGACGGCGATGACTTCATCCACTCGCTTGTCCCATTCCTCTTCGTAAAGAAGGGGAACCACGAGGATCACGGCTCCTGGGGCCGGTTTCTTTGTTTTGAGCGCCCGAAGCTCTCGGTCCACCTCTTTTCCAATGGCGGGATGGAGAATTTTTTCCAAGGCTTCGCGCTTTTGCTCGTCGGCAAAGATGAGCGACCGGAGCTCGGCCCGTTCCAGCGTGCCGAATGCCCTGCGCACTTGGTCTTCAATTGAACGATCCTGTTCGAGGAGGCGGCGGGCGATCGCGTCGGTGTCGATCACCGGAAATCCAAGTTCCTCAAATCGGCGTGCCACCGTGCTCTTCCCGCACGCTACGCCGCCGGTTAAGCCGATCACTTGCATTCGCTGACGATCTCGTTGTTCCGGACGACGGTCAATGGTTTCCTTGGTCTAAAAGCGCTATCATAACCGATGCGGAATCAGGGTTAGTTGAACTTTTTTGCCGTTCAAATAGATTGGCGGCCCCTATGGCCAAGATCGCCGTCGTTATTTTCCCCGGCTCCAACTGCGATCGGGACGCCTTCTATGTCGTCAAAGATATCTTAGGAAAATCAGTCACCTACCATTGGCACGACGAGCCGATCCGGGATGAATATAAAGCCGTCATTCTGCCCGGGGGGTTTTCGTATGGCGATTACTTGCGGGCCGGCGCGCTCGCCAAAATTTCACCGGCGGTTTCGAGCCTGGGTCCTTTCATCGATCGTGGCGGATGGGTGCTCGGCATCTGCAACGGTTTTCAGACGCTCGTGGAAGCCGGTTATCTTCCGGGCGCTTTGATGAAAAACCGGAGCCTCCAGTTTCAGTGCGAAGATGTCCACGTCCGGATCGAATCGACCAAGGCCCCCTTCTTCGATGACGGCATGAAGGGAAAGGTCTTGCGGCTTCCGATCGCTCATTCGGAAGGTCGGTACGATGCGGATGACGCGACTCTCGGAAGTTTA of Bdellovibrionota bacterium contains these proteins:
- the prfA gene encoding peptide chain release factor 1 — encoded protein: MSGEFNFAQLNDVERRYNELSSRLSDPKVIGRAEEFQKLSKEHASLTDIVEAFRRYKKTVQEIDEGSEIAKSNDADIAAMAKQELTVLEERKAKITEELRFLLIPKDPNDEKNVFLEIRAGTGGEEAALFAAELMRLYLRFAERRRWKVEMMSKSETGLGGLKEAIILLEGKNVYSQLKYEGGVHRVQRVPATEGSGRIHTSAVTVAVLPEAEEIDLKIDEKELQFDVMRASGPGGQSVNTTDSAVRVTHIPTGLVVVCQDEKSQHKNKAKALRVLRARLMEREEAKRQAEIASARRSMVGTGDRSERIRTYNFPQNRLTDHRIGLTLYRLDSIMEGDLDEIVAALRLYFQAENLKNAGSQLTASSRN
- the prmC gene encoding peptide chain release factor N(5)-glutamine methyltransferase, translated to MVALQWGVRELERNGVSDARLSAEVILAHALSVGRIDLYLRYDQPFPAACKAAYLDLVSRRGKGEPTAYLTGEKEFYSLRFSVDRRVLIPRPETELLVDEALAVIDSLPAVPTVSVCDVGTGSGAIAVAIKKNRPEIAVTAVDANAEALDVARANALQHGVDIAFIRGDLLREVPGPFDLLVANLPYVTSEDVAQLPKDVRDFEPATALDGGADGLRWIEPLLDQGRSRVRAGGSVVLEIGIGQEKKVADLLTRYGYSLRNMRKDYADIPRVAVASKGS
- the coaE gene encoding dephospho-CoA kinase (Dephospho-CoA kinase (CoaE) performs the final step in coenzyme A biosynthesis.), giving the protein MQVIGLTGGVACGKSTVARRFEELGFPVIDTDAIARRLLEQDRSIEDQVRRAFGTLERAELRSLIFADEQKREALEKILHPAIGKEVDRELRALKTKKPAPGAVILVVPLLYEEEWDKRVDEVIAVVSTEAKQVERLVNRDKIDPALARRMIASQISNEEKARRADYILRNDRDLNALQNSIDSLAKKLSAIN
- the murA gene encoding UDP-N-acetylglucosamine 1-carboxyvinyltransferase; amino-acid sequence: MDRIRIEGSKRLSGEIPISGAKNAALPLLAATLLTAKPCRLRNLPSVKDVDTMAEVLRVLGVRVNFGDGVFEAQAASLTNDEAPYDYVRKMRASVLLLGPLLGRFGHARVSMPGGCAIGVRPINLHLKAFEALGAEVHLAEGYVEAKAKRLRGVDFLFDSVTVTGTVNAMMAAAFAEGKTTLRNCAREPEIAAVADALRQMGVRVNGDGSETIHIEGRKELGGFDVTMIPDRIETGTYLVAGAITYGDLFLRGARASDLPAVLDKLRETGAEISYDSSGIRVRGRKPIQPTDIATAPHPGFPTDMQAQFVTLLSLAKGVSVVTETIFENRFMHVAELTRMGANLKIQGSSVTIAGVEKLTGASLMATDLRASASLVLAGLAAEGTTELLRIYHLDRGYENMDHKLRAVGANIQRVHETGK
- a CDS encoding 3',5'-cyclic-nucleotide phosphodiesterase, yielding MIFRVLGCSGSESDRNHPCSFLAGEKILVDMGSAASRLTIHEQTKITDVLLSHAHLDHTKDVAFFSENIFSRIHSPVTVRGTPDTIRKLNEHLLNNEIWPDFSILPTVSNSVLKYETFEPGKPLRLDGVEVTSVPVNHPGGCVGFLFKSATGTIVYSGDTGPTEDLWKEVNRRGKEIKGILLETSFPNRLQKVADVSGHHTPATMSQEVKKFSGIDCPIFVYHIKSPYREETVRELEGLDEPRLRILEAGMTINF
- the accD gene encoding acetyl-CoA carboxylase, carboxyltransferase subunit beta, with protein sequence MSWIDKLKAPKISTSSDQKSSFPEGLWAKCPGCSEILLQDDINKNLSVCPKCQYHFRMKSSDRLNVILEPGSFEELDADMEPTDPLDFKDHKRYRDRIKALEKTLPAKEAFVYGRGLIHELPIVVGSFVFEYMGGSMGSVVGEKLTRTFELAALERKPCLVITSSGGARMQEGILSLMQMAKSTAALGRLRKQGIPYAALLTDPTTGGVAASCAMLGDVILAEPNALIGFAGPRVIQQTIKETLPEGFQKSEFLLAHGMLDRIISRAEMKGILYKLLSLLSKAPPRLDARP
- the purQ gene encoding phosphoribosylformylglycinamidine synthase subunit PurQ gives rise to the protein MAKIAVVIFPGSNCDRDAFYVVKDILGKSVTYHWHDEPIRDEYKAVILPGGFSYGDYLRAGALAKISPAVSSLGPFIDRGGWVLGICNGFQTLVEAGYLPGALMKNRSLQFQCEDVHVRIESTKAPFFDDGMKGKVLRLPIAHSEGRYDADDATLGSLRTRNQIALRYVGPKGEEEDRFNANGSAAAIAGITNERGNVFGLMPHPERCSDEALGNTDGLTLLRKLGSIV